The DNA sequence AAAGTTTCGCCACCCAAAGAAGATGCGCAGGACTATTACAACTATAAGGGCTGGTATAGCATAATTTTGCTTGCTGTTGTAGACCACAACTACAAGTTCATGTTTATTAATGTAGGGTCTCCAGGGCGCAATCATGATGCGGCAGTGTACAGAGACTCGATATTACCGGACGTAGTAGGAACTGATCTGTTCACTCTACCAGGCCAAATTATTGACGGGATACCAATAGGAGCGGTCCTCCTCTGTGACCAGGCCTTTCTTTTGCAGCGTCACTTGATGAAGCCTTTCCTTCACATGAGTGCAAGCAACCCAACAGTGCAAACGTTCAATTACACACTCTCAAAAGCGAGGCGTGTCGTTGAGAATGCCTTTGGGAGATTGAAGGCTAGGTTCAGGGTCTTGAAGGCAATTGAGTGCCAAATCGAAAATGTCAACAGCATTGTGCGAGCTTGTTGCATCCTTCACAATGTATGCGAGCACATGCGTGATCAGTGCGACACACAGTGGAGTGCTGAAGCAGCAGCTGGGGAGCTTCCGCATCCTGTTTCTGTGAGCAACGCAGTGAGCTCGTCAGGTGAAAGTGTCCCACGTGCTTTGGCCAAGCACATCTTTTCATTGAAGCCATCACTACTTCGAAAAGCTTTGTTTTAGGCATGCAATTGTGAACAATGAACAGAACGTGAAAGACTGGGCAATTTTTGGAGCATGTGTGTACACGGGTCTTTATTCAGGGGTGTCTGGGCAGTCAGGTTGACGCTCCTGCCGGCTTTCAAAGTATTGGCGGATTATGGTGACCATCTCACGGTGTAGGTCATTGGCCTCCTCCTGGAGTCTGACCGTCTTTTTGGATAGCTTGTACTCCTTTTTCGCCATCTTTTCGGCACGGTTTTCCTGCCTTCCTAGAAGCAGCACAACTTTATCTATAGATGATGTCGGCTGTCGTCTTTTGCGCGTGTGACTTTTCTCTGATGATGCAGCAGGTGTTGAAGCCTGGCTTGTCGATGCCTCACTGGTCGAGGCCAGACTGGTCGACGCCTCGACATTTACGGTATCTGGACTGCTCGGCGCTTCTGATGCCGGTCTTGAGGCAACAATCTCTGCACCCTCTGGCAGCCGCTCCACCATGTCCAGCTTAAGAAAAGAATAAGAACAGGAGGTTACTGAATGTTGTTTCTAAGTGATTATTACAGCGTTACATGATGAGTGGAAGTGGTACACACAACGTGCAGAAACACTTCAATATACTAGAATTTTATGCAATAGTTGCTGTTTTCTCTAAAAGAGTTTTGGTACACCCTAGAGCACATGGCCTACGCTGGTACCCTTTTGTAACATAACCAGCGTTACCTATCTCACCCTATTTTCATAACTCCAAGAAAAGTAAGAAGTATTGTGCCTTCCGTTATGTCGGAAATGTTAACCAATGATTTCGAAGCTACACAGACTGACGCTTATTAAAACTATCTGTGCATTTTAGTACTCTGGCACACAACGATGCCTCGTGTTCATGTCATGTGCTTTAGTAACATGAAATTCTCTTAACTTTACTCCCAACTGTCTCCAGCGACAAACCTGACCGGCAAAAAACATTCAGTGTGTCAGTCCATTTCTAGTGTTTGCATACaaccaaaataaacaaatgtTGCACCTGAAAGCTCTCTTGAACCAGGCTTCTGTCATTCATAGGCAGGTTTCCCAGGAAGGTGTGAAGCCCTTTGTAGAATGGGCACTGAGTTGCAGCAGACCCAGTGCCAGCAGTGCTTGCCTTTCTGAAATAAAAAAGTACAGCTAAGAGTCACTTCTTTATGTCGTAAGGGAtgaacacgattttttttttgcacaagtaCAAACTGCCAAGAACAATGAACCTCCTTGTGCTGAAAGTTAAAACTGCAGGCAAAGTGGTAAACAACAAGGAGAAAGCTGTTGAATTATCATGCGAGCTCAATAGGCTTCGATCAAAATCAGCTGATAATCAAGATACAAGTTATTAGCCTATAGACAATGTCAAGACATAAGTTTGGGTGAGATTCTTGATTAGGATATGCATTCAGCGCTTTCTGCTCTATTCAAGACGTAAATTTCAATCACTTGGGCTGATGCCATATGCACGATATAGTGTGCTTTTTCCTGCATTGCTATATGCACGACTTCGTCAGATAACAACATTTCAAGTCTTTTAGCACACTGTGTTGACAGCTACCTAAAAGTACCACCACACCCCAGCCTCTGAAAATAGTGTGTAACTATAATAAATTGAGTGGTTGCGTTGAAAAGGCAGGTTCTTGATCAGTACATTGGTGTTTTGTGTCGAAAACGACCTAGAACGTGCCACTCCACtccaacaaaaaaaataatgcatgTAATTAATTTTATTAGTATAGtattattgttttgtggcaaatggaatttgcaaataaaacaagaaagcAGTATTCTTTGCATTTAGTGCGAACACTACTGCTTTCATAGTGCGACTTTAGCGATTGTTAGCTGCACTGCATCGCAAGCTACAGGAAAGCTACTGCACATGTCAAGATCTTATTTCGAGTAGCTGATCGAACAGACTTCTCGGTGCAAATACATTCTGTCAGGCTACGCCGGCCATGCCTAGATTACGGCAAACGGCTACATATCAAAACGAATTGTACCACGCTAAGATGTCATTGCTATTCCCGCATTGCTGCATGAGCGTTACAATGACTCCAAAGAGTCGAGAAAGTCACGTTCGAGCCCACTTCAAGCAAAATTCGACGTTGCCTATGGCACCGAAACACACGTCGGGCAGTGCGGGACGCCAGATTTTATTGAACATGCCTGACAAGGCGTTTATATGTCGGCTTAAAAATCACTAATAAATGCATGGTAACTTACTTGTGAGCCTGGGCCAAGTTTTCCATCTTGTGTTTAATCTGCTTGACTGTGATGCACACAGCGTGCCCACATTCCTCGCTTGCGAgctggttaaagggacactaaaggttaccagaaactcaagttaaagtggtagagcaatgttctagaacgtctaaggcgttaatataatcgcgaacagagctttagtaaccgagaaattgaggtaaatgcatgacacgatttgagaccccccagcgacattccggtactagcccgatgacgaaaggtctcctcataatttgtgttactaatactcaactactcgtattaaaaatatcatttcattcgattataagccggaaaaaatgctacttgtctacgtctattcgattctaggaaaaaataacattttgacgttacccttcagtaatatgggtgttcgaaaggtttcgttttcgctcgactctgcgccgcgcacgctttggagtttcagtagtttcgttatcgcgtcgtgctgtgagggttctgctcgcgaaactttcatttggaacaagcagcgagaatgccacgtccatgtgatgtcgtgggaagccctcgttgctttcccgctccggagagccggtgtcgaggccgccgtcgtagtacgcaacgacgccggcagtgcgagccctcagaagcaggtcgcgctcgtcggtgctcaaatcgctgaagttgagcccaccatcgcgagccaatctgtcggtatcagggtccattgcgacgagcgtcgaagtt is a window from the Dermacentor variabilis isolate Ectoservices chromosome 3, ASM5094787v1, whole genome shotgun sequence genome containing:
- the LOC142573783 gene encoding uncharacterized protein LOC142573783 produces the protein MENLAQAHKKASTAGTGSAATQCPFYKGLHTFLGNLPMNDRSLVQESFQLDMVERLPEGAEIVASRPASEAPSSPDTVNVEASTSLASTSEASTSQASTPAASSEKSHTRKRRQPTSSIDKVVLLLGRQENRAEKMAKKEYKLSKKTVRLQEEANDLHREMVTIIRQYFESRQERQPDCPDTPE